The genomic window ATTTTTCTAAAAGTCTGATAAAAAAATGCGTTTAGACTTAGGCGCTATTGCAAAAGGATATATTACAGATGAAGCAGTAAGTAACTTGAAAGCCAACGGAGTAAACACGGCAATTGTTGATCTAGGAGGTAATATCTATGTTTTAGGGAATAGCCCTCGGGCTAAAGGCGCTGACTGGAATGTAGGAATTCAAAACCCTTTTGAGGCACGTGGCGAAGTAGTAGGTTCGATTCCAATAAGTGATAAAACGGTAGTGACATCGGGTATTTATGAGCGTTTTATTGAAGCAGATGGAAAAAAATACCATCATTTACTTGATCCGAAAACAGGATACCCTTTTGATAATAGTCTAGCTGGAGTTAGTATTGTTGCAGAAAAATCGATAGACGGTGATGGACTTTCAACGGAAGCTTTTTCTAAAGGATTAGAAGGCGGACTGAACTTTATTAACCAAAGTAAGGAGATAGAGGCTGTTTTTATAACAAAAGATAAATCTATCTATTTATCTAAAGGACTGAAGGATCTTTTTAGAATAAATGATGACGAGTTTATTTTGAAAAATTAACTGCAAAAAGAATTTAATACCATTCTTACGAAAGAAGGAGTACTTCATTGACACTGACTGTTTTTTTAAAACTTGTTGAGATACAGACAAAAATTGCTAGTTTATTTCCATTTTTATTAGGCGCTTTATTCTCTCGCACATATTTTAAGTCTTTTAATTTAGTGAATACACTTATGTTTTTTACAGCGATGCTGCTATTTGATAGGACGACAACAGCTATTAATAATTTGATCGATTATCAAAAAGCGAAAGATAATACGTACAAGAAAGAAGTCAATATTATCGGACAACAGAATATTTCTGAAAAAATAGTAATTCGGATAATCATTATTATGCTAAGTATTGCTTCACTACTAGGTCTATGGTTAGTCTATCAAACAACAATCTTGTTGCTCTTTATGGGAGGAGCCTGTTTCATTATCGGTATTTTCTACACATTTGGTCCGGTTCCAATTTCAAGAATGCCATTGGGAGAAATACTTTCTGGATTAGTTATGGGATTTGGGATTTTCTTTATTACGGTTTATGTAAATATAGAGTCGAGTGTGCTGTTAGACTTAGTTTTTCAAGGAACGACGTTTCTTCTAATAGGCAACTACCTCGCTATTGCAAAAATAGCATTTGTTTCACTGCCAACAGTCTTTTTAATTGCAAATATTATGTTAGCTAATAATATATGTGACTTAAATCAGGATATAGGTAACCATCGGTATACATTGCCTTTTTATATAGGTAAAAAGAATGCTGTTTTATTATTCAATCTGTTAATGTATGTTTCCTACGTCATTATTATTTTAGTAGTAGCTTTCAAATTAATGCACCCGTTAGTACTGTTGATCTTAGTTACAGTTATTCCGATTAAGAAAAATCTTCATGAATTTAATCAAGAACAGATAAAAGAAAAAACATTTTCTGTTGCGATTAAAAATATTTCCATCTTTAGTGGAGCAGAAGTTTTACTTTTAACTGCTAGTTTATTATTTGTTCAATAGGCAAAATAACTTTTTTGTTATTTTAAAAAATAAAAAGAATAATGTCAAGCGAAAGAGAAAATGTCCTAAAACCAAGGGTCACATTAATGCAAGCTTTTACTTCGCAAAAGCTTGCATTAATGTGACCAAATTTGTTAAAATTAGTCTTAAGCTGTTTGTTCAGCTTCATACTCTTCGAGTGTTTTTCCGACACTACGAAGATATCTTTTGAAAGACTCTAGTTTCCACGGGTGAGATTGTAGGGGAATATACTGGCGTCTTTCTTTTTTTTGCTCTGGAATCGAATCAAATTCTTGTGAGTAGTAGTCATGTTCTTTCAGTCTCCTTGTTGTGTATATTTTTTCAGCTATATTTACATAGATATTTCCATTAAACGCTTCGATAATTAGCACCTTTGATCTTCGCGTAAAGTATCTATCTTCACTATCTTCCGTAGGCAGGTAATAGTTATTTTGATAACGAATATGATGCCCACTATCCACTTTTCTATTAGCTACTCGTGCTAATAATAAATTGATTTCTGATTTAGTTGGTGCATTTTCATAGATGGATTCCTTCGTTTTATTACCAAACTTCTTATTAAAAGTTCTAACCCATTTTATTAAAAAGTGATTGGCTTCCTCCATAGACTGTATTCCAGCTAATTCTAAATCTACAGGAAGTCGCGATTGAACAGTCCCGTTTAAACGCTCTACACGGCCCTTAGCTTGTGGTATAGACGTGGTATTAACCTCAATACCGAGTTGATGACAGGCAAAACCAAACTGGGTAAATGTATCTTCTTCAACCGCTCTCATGGCTTTTGATGTGTATTCAAAAACAGTTCGTTTATCTGTTAAAAAAGCTAAGGGGATGCCTTGTTTCGTTAGGATTTGATTGAGCACATGATAATAGCCCTTGAGTGTTTCTTGCGTATCGAAATAAGCCCCAACGATGTTACCAGAAGCGTCATCAATAGCTAAATGAAGATGTGCCACATCTTTACCAAACCAGTTATAGGAGCTGGCATCCATTTGAATAAGCTCCCCCTGATATTTCTTTCTAGGACGGCTAGGATGGCTTTTTTCGGGTAACTCCATTTGATCTTCTGCTCTTGGAACCAGTGGGTTCTCAACCTCTTTTTTTCCTTTCATTGATTTAGCTTTGATTCGAGCTTTTATTTTCTTACGCGTTTTTCTTTGAGTTTTAGGTGATAGAATATGAGCTTGATATAAAATACGGCGAATAGTCGTATCAGTGTAACAGATGTCATGATCTTCCTTCAAAATTTCAGTAAAATGCTTCACGTTAGGTTTTATCTTAAAACTTTGATAGAGCTCAATTACTTGTTTTTTTGTTTCCTTAGGCACGGCGTGCTTAGCTATTTTTCCTCTATTACCGTGTGAAAAAACACCTTTTCCTCCTTCTTGATATTCTTGAATTAATCTGTTGACTTGCCTCATCGAGAGCCCAAGTTCAATACAAGCTCTCTTTTTGTCCTTTCTTTTTTCTGCCACAGCTTTTATTGCTTTATATTTCTTATCTTCATTCATCGTTAGTAGGATCCTTTTCATTAGTTTATTTTATCATTTTGGGACATTTTATGCTTCGACCTACTTAGGACATTATCACGTTCGAACGATATTATTTTAAAAAATAAAAAGAATAATTGACACTTTAGCAAAGTGGTGTTAAATTTAATGAGATTTCACTCGTTAAAATAGAAAGTATAGGTGAAAAAATGACTGTTAAAAAATCTGCCCTAGCTTGTTCGATTTGTGGATCTAGAAACTATTCTAAAAAAGTGAATAGTGCTGGACGTACGGAAAGACTAGAAGTAAAGAAATTTTGTAAATATTGTAATCAGCACACGATACATCGTGAAACGAAATAAAAAGTAGTTTAATGAATTGTTCGGAGGGAATAGACATGAGTAAAATAAAAGGTTTTTTGGGTGGCGTAAGTCGTGAAATGAAAGCTGTCACTTGGCCGACAAGTAAAGAATTAAAAAGAAACACAATTATTGTGTTTGGAGTTTGTCTGTTATTTACGATTTTCTTTATGGTTGTTGACTTCGGAATTGATTCTATTCTTGATTTAATTTTATAAAACGGCCAAAATTACTGGTGAGTTCACCTGAAAGATGGTATACTTGCTGCAAATAAAGGGCTTGCCAAAACCTTCCTAGTCTTAACGAAGGTTTTTTTGTATGACTTAAACTAATGACAAGTTTTGACAATAAAAACGAATAAGGTAACGAATAGATAGGAGAGATAATAGTGGAACAAGTTGAAATTGAAAAACACTGGTATGTTTTACATACCTATTCAGGCTACGAAAATAAAGTGAAACAAAATATTGAGTCACGTGCGAATAGTATGGGAATGGAAGATTATATCTTCCGCGTTGTTATCCCTGAGGAAGAAGAAACAGAAAAGAAAAATGGGAAAGATAAAGTAACAATGAAAAAAACATTCCCCGGGTATGTACTAGTAGAAATGATTATGTCTGATGATTCTTGGTATGTGGTTCGTAATACTCCAGGTGTAACAGGTTTTGTCGGTTCTCACGGAGCTGGGAGTAAGCCAGCTCCGCTACTAAAAGAAGAAATTGAAGTTATCTTACGTCGTTTAGGAATCAGTTCACGCCATAAAGAAGTTGAATTCGAAGTAGGCGAGTCTGTTACTATTATCGAAGGTGCTTTCAGTGGAATGGTCGGTAAAATTACTGAAATTGAACGAGAAAAAGCTAAATTAAAAGTAAATGTAGAGATGTTTGGTCGCGAAACAAGTACAGAACTTGATTTTGAACAAGCAGATAAACTTTAAAAAAGACTACTAGCCTTTTGTGAAAAGTGATAAAACCAGAATGAAATGGTTTCTTCTCATTTTGCAAAAGGTTTTTGTTGTCATCCTGATAGAGTAGTTGGCTTTGATCTGAAGGATAAAGACGAGTTAGAAGCGGAGGAACTTTATGAAGGCTCTTATTTTATGGTTGGCTAGTTTAGTTAATGAAATACATGATCAAATTTCTTTGCGGGTCGGAATACAAATGACAGATAAAGAATTGCATTTTTGGGTAATCGGACTAGTAGGTATTGCATTCTTTCTATTAGTTTATCCTATTTTTAAGTGGATTGATAAGTTTAAATTTAAAACGACGATACTAGCATTTATCTACACATTTACTGTAATGATTGTTTTAGTTTTTGCGATTGAAATCCAACAAGCTATTACTGATCGAGGACAGATGGAGTTTAGTGACGCTGTAGTAGGGCTTTGGGGATTTATAGTACTCTTTTTTATCTATAGCATAGTTGCGGGGATTGTCTACGGCTTCGTTCAATTCCTAAAAAGACCAAAAAATAAAAAGACTACTAGCGAATCAACAACACCTTTGAAAAAATTTCGTTCAAAAAAATAAAAAAGGTGAATTAAGACTGTCAATGATAAATGAAAATGTCCCGTTTTTATATAATAATGAGTTTGGATTATCAACCCTTTTTACTCGCTTTCGCAGATTAACGACCGCGCTTCGCTTGCTAAAGTTGTTCAGGATAATTCCTTCAAAAACCATGAAGCAACCATCCTAAACAACTGCTATAAAAAAGCTATACAAAATTGGTTCGCTACTTTATTTGAGTAAAGCACCTTTTTTTATAGCTTCTTTTTGTTTTTTATTTCTAAGATAACGATCATAGGATGGTTTTTTCCAAGGATGAGATAAGGCCGGTATTACTAATTGAGTCTTTCTCGCTCTTACAGGTTCATCTAATTCTTTCGATACTTCTTCATGTAATAAAATTTCTTGTAAGGAAAACACCGAATTATCAACGCTAGCGTATAACTCATTTCCCTTTGTATGGATAATCATGACGCTTGTTTTTGGAGTAAGTAAAACCTGCTGGTTTTGATCATGCAAGCGATAAAGCTTATTTTGATACTTCACGCCATGACCTTTTTGGATAATTCGTTGCGAAAATCGAGCGAGTATATGATCCAAAATGACTGTTTTTGGTAGCTTTTCAAAAGCACTTTTGCTATCCTTGAGCTGTAAAGCAAATTTGGCATTATATGTAGGAATGTAATGCTTCAAAAATAGATTTGCTTCATCGATTGATTGGATAGAACATAAGGCCATTTCTTGAAGGAGACGATCTTGGAGTGTATTCCAAAGCCGTTCTATTTTTCCTTTTGCTTGAGGGATACTAGTTGTACGTAAGTTTATTCCTAAAGTATGGCAGGCATATCCAAATTGTGTAAAAGTATCCTTTTCTTCAGAAGGGTGCTTTTCTTGTTTATAGATAAAAACCGTACGGTTATCTGTTAAAATTTCGTAAGGAATACCGTAGTTGGTCAAAAATTGCTCCGTCACTTCATAATAAGCGTCTAGCGTCTCCTCCTTATCAAAACGGGCTCCTACTATAATCCCAGTTGCGTCATCGATTGCAGCGTGTAAATGAGCATATGACCCGTTTTTAAACCAATCATGAGAGGAAGCGTCCATTTGAAGCTGTTCGCCAAAGTATTTCTTGCGAGAACGACTTGGATGAGCCTTCAATGTATCTACATAATCTAATTCATTTAATACCTGACATTTTTTTTTTGTTAGTACTTGTTTATGTTGTTCCTTTTCTTGCAATTCCTTATGTTTTTTTCTTTTTGTTTGTCGAAAAGCACGTGGGGATAAGAGATTTTTTTCATACAATAAGTTTCGTACCGTTGTGTATGAGACTTGGATATTTTCTACTTCAACTAATTTCTCAGTAAAGTGTGTAAGATTGAACGCTTCATATTTCTTGTTGTAAAGCGTAATAATTTTTTTCTTAGTTTCAGGTGTTAAACCAGTAGAAGGTTTCCGATTCTGATTCCCATGTCTAAAGCCGCTTTTACCTTCTGTCTGATAAACCCGAATTAATCGATTGATTTGTCTACGAGATAGAGCTAACTCGACTCCTGCACGAGCTTTGGAAATTTGTCCATTGTTTATTTTTTTTATGGTCTTATATTTTTGTTCTTCAAACATCTTTAGGTGAACTCCCATCAAATCACTCCAATCCTTCTAGATTAGAGTAACGTAGTTACGGGACATTTTCATTTGTTAACTATTAAGACATTATCATTTGTTAATGACAAAAAAAATAAAAAAGGTGAATTAAGACTGTCAAGCGAAAGAGAAAATGTCCTAAAACCAAGGGTCACATTAATGCAAGCTTTTACTTCGCAAAAGCTTGCATTAATGTGACCAAATTTGTTAAAATTAGTCTTAAGCTGTTTGTTCAGCTTCATACTCTTCGAGTGTTTTTTCGACACTACGAAGATATCTTTTGAAAGACTCTAGTTTCCACGGGTGAGATTGTAGGGGAATATACTGGCGTCTTTCTTTTTTTTGCTCTGGAATCGAATCAAATTCTTGTGAGTAGTAGTCATGTTCTTTCAGTCTCCTTGTTGTGTATATTTTTTCAGCTATATTTACATAGATATTTCCATTAAACGCTTCGATAATTAGCACCTTTGATCTTCGCGTAAAGTATCTATCTTCACTACCTTCCGTAGGCAGGTAATAGTTATTTTGATAACGAATATGATGCCCACTATCCACTTTTCTATTAGCTACTCGTGCTAATAATAAATTGATTTCTGATTTAGTTGGTGTATTTTCATAGATGGATTCCTTCGTTTTATTACCAAACTTCTTATTAAAAGTTCTAACCCATTTTATTAAAAAGTGATTGGCTTCCTCCATAGACTGTATTCCAGCTAATTCTAAATCTACAGGAAGTCGCGATTGAACAGTCCCGTTTAAACGCTCTACACGGCCCTTAGCTTGTGGTATAGACGTGGTATTAACCTCAATACCGAGTTGATGACAGGCAAAACCAAACTGGGTAAATGTATCTTCTTCAACCGCTCTCATGGCTTTTGATGTGTATTCAAAAACAGTTCGTTTATCTGTTAAAAAAGCTAAGGGGATGCCTTGTTTCGTTAGGATTTGATTGAGCACATGATAATAGCCCTTGAGTGTTTCTTGCGTATCGAAATAAGCCCCAACGATGTTACCAGAAGCGTCATCAATAGCTAAATAAAGATGTGCCACATCTTTACCAAACCAGTTATAGGAGCTGGCATCCATTTGAATAAGCTCCCCCTGATATTTCTTTCTAGGACGGCTAGGATGGCTTTTTTCGGGTAACTCCATTTGATCTTCTGCTCTTGGAACCAGTGGGTTCTCAACCTCTTTTTTTCCTTTCATTGATTTAGCTTTGATTCGAGCTTTTATTTTCTTACGCGTTTTTCTTTGAGTTTTAGGTGATAGAATATGAGCTTGATATAAAATACGGCGAATAGTCGTATCAGTGTAACAGATGTCATGATCTTCCTTCAAAATTTCAGTAAAATGCTTCACGTTAGGTTTTATCTTAAAACTTTGATAGAGCTCAATTACTTGTTTTTTTGTTTCCTTAGGCACGGCGTGCTTAGCTATTTTTCCTCTATTACCGTGTGAAAAAACACCTTTTCCTCCTTCTTGATATTCTTGAATTAATCTGTTGACTTGCCTCATCGAGAGCCCAAGTTCAATACAAGCTCTCTTTTTGTCCTTTCTTTTTTCTGCCACAGCTTTTATTGCTTTATATTTCTTATCTTCATTCATCGTTAGTAGGATCCTTTCATTAGTTTATTTTATCATTTTGGGACATTTTATGCTTCGACCTACTTAGGACATTATCACGTTCGAACGATAAAAAAATAAAAAAGGTGAATTAAGACTTGTTCTATGGCATTAAAGATGCTATAGTCAATTAGTACGTTTTTACGTATGAAAAAATGTGGGAGGGGAAATCTTAGCCCCATTAACCACATCGCGGACTCATTCAAGGAGGTATGTCACGTGGCCAAAAAAGTTGTTAAGTTAGTTAAATTGCAGATTCCTGCAGGAAAAGCAAGTCCAGCTCCACCAGTAGGTCCAGCTTTAGGTCAAGCGCAAGTGAACATCATGGGATTCTGTAAAGAATTCAATGCACGTACGCAAGATTTAGGTGGATTACTGACACCAGTTGTTATTTCTGTATATGAAGATCGTTCATTTACATTTATTACAAAAACACCGCCTGCGGCTGTTTTGCTTAAAAAAGCTGCTGGTATTGAAAAAGCATCCGGTGAACCAAACAAGAAAAAAGTTGCAACCGTTACAAGTGCACAAGTACAAGAAATCGCTGAAACAAAAATGCCTGACCTAAATGCTGCAACTGTTGAAGCTGCTATGCAAATGGTAGAAGGTACTGCACGAAGCATGGGAATTACTGTCGAAGGTTAATCCCGAAATACGCTTCTCAGTGTCTCTCGTCTAGAATAAGACGAGGATCAAGTGGGAGGTAAAACCGTTATAACCACAATCAAGGAGGAATAAAAACATGGCTAAAAAAGGTAAACAATATTTAGCAGCTTTAGAAAAAGTAGATGTTGAAAAACTTTATACTGTAGAAGAAGCTGTAGCTTTGATAAAAGAAACTAGCTTTGCTAAATTTGATGAAACTATTGAAGTAGCATATAGACTTGGTGTAGATCCTAAGAAAGCTGACCAACAAATTCGTGGTGCAGTTGTTCTTCCAAACGGAACGGGTAAAACACAAAAAGTTCTAGTTTTCGCTAAAGGCGACAAAGCAAAAGAAGCAGAAGCAGCTGGAGCAGACTATGTCGGCGAAGCTGAATTAGTTCAAAAAATCAATGGTGGATGGTTTGATTTTGACGTTGTTGTAGCAACACCAGACATGATGGCTGAAGTTGGCCGTTTAGGACGCGTTTTAGGACCCAAAGGTTTAATGCCTAACCCTAAAACAGGTACTGTTACAATGGATGTTACAAAAGCAATCAATGAAATTAAAGCTGGTAAAGTTACTTACCGCGTAGACAAAGCAGGAAACGTTCATGCTCCTATCGGAAAAGTATCATTTGATACAGCTAAATTAATTGAAAACTTTGGTACAATCAATGACACAATGCTTAAAGTAAAACCTTCAACTGCTAAAGGTCAATATATCAAAAATATATCAATCACTAGCACATTTGGACCTGGCGTTAAAGTTGACGCTAATACATTTGCATAAAAAATAATAAATGTCTTGACCTAGGCGATTTGTCTTGTTAAAATCGTCTAAGTTAAGTACTATTACCGAAGACAGTAGGTGGCCTTGTGCCTTAAATTCCTGCCGAGGATGATATGTGAAAGCATACAACACTCCCTCTATGTCTACGGTGACATGGAGTTTTTGCGTTGTGCAGACTGTTTAAGTTGGCTACACGAAAAGATTCCATCAATCGATCGGGAGGTGAAAATTTAATGAGTCAAGCAGCAATCGCAGAAAAACAATTGCTTGTTGAAACAGCAATGACACAATTCCAAAATGCAGCATCAGTTGTAGTAATGGATTACCGTGGATTAACTGTTCAAGAAGTAACTGAATTACGTAAACAATTACGTGATGCAGGTGTTGTAATGCAAGTAATCAAAAATTCTGTTTTAAGTCGTGCAGCGCAAGCAGCAGGTTTAGAAGGAATGGACGATGTTTTCAAAGGACCTACAGCTATTGCTTTTAGTAATGAAGATGTTATTGCACCTGCAAAAATTATTGCAGAATTCGCTAAGGTGGCATCAGCTTTAGAAATTAAAGGTGGCGTAATCGAAGGCAAAGTATCATCAGTAGAAGAAATGAACGCTCTTGCAACATTACCAAATCGCGATGGTTTACTATCAATGTTACTATCTGTACTTCAAGCTCCAATTCGCAATACTGCTCTTATTATCAAAGCAGTTGCAGAATCAAAAGAAGAAGAAGTAGCTTAATAAAAAAAACCGTTCTTTTGGCAATATGAAAAGAAAAAGTACAAAAAAAACTAACCAATAATGGAGGAATATAACAATGTCATTAAACATTGAACAAATCATTGCTGATTTGAAAGAATCAACAGTATTAGAATTAAACGACTTAGTAAAAGCTATCGAAGAAGAATTTGGCGTAACTGCTGCAGCTCCTGTAGCTGCTGCTGGTGGAGCAGAATCTGCTGCTGCTGAGCAAACAGAATTCACAGTTGAATTAACAGCTGTTGGAGACGCAAAAATTAAAGTAATCAAAGCAGTTCGCGAAGCAACTGGCTTAGGTTTGAAAGAAGCTAAAGCTTTAGTTGACGGCGCACCTGCAGCAATTAAAGAAGATATTTCTAAAGAAGACGCTGAAGCAATGAAAGAAGCTCTTGAAGCTGCTGGCGCAACTGTAACAGTTAAATAATTCAACCACTTATGTTGAAAATTTTTGAGACACGCAGTTCGCTGCGTGTCTTTTTTAATCATAAAAAGTAGAATAAGGAGTTTTTTTAAAATGGCAGATCATTACTTTACAAACAAACCTAATACTGAAAGTGAACAGTCAGCTTGGACATACAAATTACGCGGACATACGTTTAAATTTGTAACAGATTTAGGTGTTTTTTCTAAAAAAACCGTTGATTTTGGCTCTCGTTTGTTAATTGAAACAATTGACTTAGATAACATGGTGGAAGGTGACATTCTAGATATAGGCTGTGGATATGGACCGATGGGACTTTCTTTAGCTAAAGAAGCTTCTGAAAGAATGGTCGAGATGGTAGATGTTAATGAACGTGCGTTAGGGTTAGCGAAACAAAATGCTTCTAACAATCGGATTAGCAATGCGAAAATTCATCCTTCTAATATTTATCAACAAGTAAAAGGCGATTCTTTTGCTGCAATTATCAGCAATCCGCCCATTCGTGCAGGGAAAAAAGTTGTTCACGAAATATTGACAGGGTCTTTCGATCGCTTAAGAACGCAAGGAACATTAACTATCGTCATTCAAAAGAAGCAAGGAGCGCCTAGCGCAAAAGAAAAGATGATAGAGACCTTTGGAAATGCAGAAATTTTAATAAAAGATAAAGGATATTGGATTATTCAAAGCATAAAGAATTAAAATAGAGAACAAGGCAATTTTAATTTCGTCTTGACTGTTTGATTTATTTGATGTAAAATAATCTAATGCAATCAGTGTGTAGATTAGAGTAAGAGTGTTCTGAAATATTGTCCAGAACACGCTTTTTAACGAAAACAAAAGAAAATGTGATTTTTATTTTAAAGTTCACGACTCTTTTGGTTTTTTTTTGTCAAAAAATAGGTTAATTTATGCGATGTTACGCAATGTTAATATTTGACATTTAAATGTAATATAAGCGAATGAACTAATTTTGATTTTCTGAAAAGCACATTCAAAACAATTTTAAGGGGTGAATAGGTTGGCAGGCCACTTAGTAAATTACGGAAAACACCGTACACGTAAAAGTTTTGCGCGAATCAGCGAAGTTTTAGAACTTCCAAATTTGATTGAAATTCAAACCAATTCCTACCAATGGTTCTTAGACGAAGGCTTACGCGAGATGTTTAAAGACATTTCTCCGATAGAAGACTTCGCAGGAAACCTTTCATTAGAGTTCTTGGACTATCAATTACAAGAGTCAAAATATACAGTTGAAGAAGCTCGTTCTCATGATGCTAATTACTCAGCGCCTATTTATGTAAAGTTACGTCTAATTAATAAAGTAACAGGAGAAGTTAAAGATCAAGAAGTTTTCTTTGGCGACTTCCCACTGATGACAGATATGGGTACTTTTGTTATCAACGGAGCTGAACGAGTCATTGTTTCTCAATTGGTTCGTTCACCAGGTGTTTACTTTAATAGTAAATTAGATAAGAATGGTAAAGAAAATTTTGGAACAACTTTGATTCCAAACCGTGGAGCATGGTTAGAATATGAAACAGATGCAAAAGATATTTCTTATGTCCGCATTGACCGTACTCGTAAAATTCCTTTATCTGTTCTAGTTCGTGCATTAGGCTTTGGCTCAGATGACCAAATTTTTGAAATCTTTGGTGATAATGAAAGTCTTCGCTTAACAATAGAAAAAGATTTGCACAAAAATGCAAGTGATTCACGTACAGAAGAAGCCTTAAAAGATGTGTATGAGCGTCTACGTCCAGGCGAACCAAAAACAGCAGATAGCTCAAGAAGTTTATTAACTGCTCGTTTCTTTGATCCAAAACGTTATGACTTAGCTAATGTAGGCCGTTACAAAGTAAACAAAAAGTTGAATTTAAAAACACGCCTATTCAATCTGACATTAGCTGAAACGCTAATTGATCCAGAAACTGGCGAAATATTAATCGAACAAGGAACACTTTTAGATCGCGATCATATGGATATTTTAGATCCTTACCTTGATGCTGGTTTAAACAGTGTAACTTACTATCCATCAGAGGACGCGGTAGTAAA from Carnobacterium iners includes these protein-coding regions:
- the rplL gene encoding 50S ribosomal protein L7/L12, which encodes MSLNIEQIIADLKESTVLELNDLVKAIEEEFGVTAAAPVAAAGGAESAAAEQTEFTVELTAVGDAKIKVIKAVREATGLGLKEAKALVDGAPAAIKEDISKEDAEAMKEALEAAGATVTVK
- a CDS encoding class I SAM-dependent methyltransferase; this translates as MADHYFTNKPNTESEQSAWTYKLRGHTFKFVTDLGVFSKKTVDFGSRLLIETIDLDNMVEGDILDIGCGYGPMGLSLAKEASERMVEMVDVNERALGLAKQNASNNRISNAKIHPSNIYQQVKGDSFAAIISNPPIRAGKKVVHEILTGSFDRLRTQGTLTIVIQKKQGAPSAKEKMIETFGNAEILIKDKGYWIIQSIKN